ctgctaaccgagctttcttcatcctagctgtttcctcgaccaaggggacattgtcctcgttaatctccttagcagctgaaacaaagcaaaagacaaaataagtgatgttaataatgcgtgaaataaagaaaaattgagaagggaagagaaataccctgttgagaaacagaggatagtcccacatgaatcagggaaaactcttctaaaagagtccagctggtggtggtgccatcatcctgagtgagcccattgtaaatgatagtttcttcaggagttaagtgaatggatttgaggctaccatcactgaccttcccgaaggaagatcgaaagagcgtgccccagtcgccattctcccaacgtaacccaacgaaactattcctccaatttggattattatcaggaatagaggcgctattaaagatatgtttgcttttgggcctttgtttgacataaacccagccacaaatattggaagaactattgtaacattgaaagactttcctaaaaacggctacagaaagaggaaagccctccctaagacaacaaaccataaaacatagaatattcctccaggcgtttggaggaagctgacacgggttgatttgtaagtcagccaaaagatgagggataaaaggatggaaagggaacctaagcccagcattaagggcgtcggtgtagatgaagagagtatcgggcctccagtggcaagtacggtcaccaccagagactggaactagtctaaaggggggagggacgttataacgagtatttagtttattgaaatctatgttatgccaagtattacagtgattaaaggagtcgagatgtgcagtggaaggatattcatcccccctagtattaatcatatcaattaaagacatatatgaagagcggatctcgatatccttacctcgttttgaagccgaggctatcttggccgccctctcggaactcttgtcagccatctagtaaagactggaaaagacttgggaggaggaaggagtggatttgagagaggagaagattaggaagtttgagatgaagagaaatgaaatgagaggtgtgaagaagcacactctcatcccacctatatataggagaaataagtggataatgggccttaaaaagcccattttggcccaaagtaaggaatattctggaatgttctaCAAGGAATTGAAAGAATTAAGGGAAACTTTCTAGAAAAATCCAAAAACATTTGGAAATTCCATAAAAACCTCGAAAATTCCAGAAGGTTCTAAAATTTTTTTTAGACCAGCCCCAGAATTATTGGGCCTGTGGGTACAAGAAGCCCAGATTCAGAAAAAGGCCCAGATTGGAAAGACATGAACTAGCCCAGGCCCAAAGAAGCCCAGTTAATTAAAGAATTAGGGCCCAAATGCAAAACCCAGATAAACCCAGATACATTCCTAATCCAAAGAGTTGAGGTCGAAATTCTGTCGACAAGGGCTAAAGAAAATGGTTATTTCGACCAGAATTTAAACCTATTCGACCAAGAATTATATAgaaatcctgaccgaaaatcctgATCCTCTTTTCTTAACCCTGAGAAGATtgtcgaccagaaagcaaggccaaatcctggtcgaatggatcctgcccgaatttctatcgacctgggcaaccaagggaagttaattcggtcaaaactaggactcctgaccgaaaatCCTGATCCTCTTTTCTTAACCCTGAGAAGATtgtcgaccagaaagcaaggccaaatcctggtcgaatggatcctgcccgaatttctatcgacctgggcaaccaagggaagttaattcggtcaaaactaggactcctgaccgaaaatcctgaccgaaattgaaatttcctactcgAAAATTTTCTGCTCGaaaactgtaaaaaaaaaaaaaaaaaaaaaaaaaaaaaaggaaggggtgaaaatcctggccgaaaatcgaccaggattcctgatcgaatagaacctgctcgaaattcagtcgaccaaggcatactgaaggttaattcgaccaggatcctggccgaatggattcctggtcgaaatctgtataaaaaaaaagaaaaataaggaaattccttaaataatttctgaaaaatgttaatattttcagaaaattaaggaataaatccagaaaattaaggataaatcccagaaattaagggaaagatccagaaaattaaggataaatcccagaaattaagggaaaaatccagaaattaagggaaaaatccagaaattaaggataaatcccagaaattaaggataaatcccagaaattaagggaaaaatccagaaattaagggaaaaatccagaaattaaggataaatcccagaaattaagggaaaatccagaaattaagggaaaaatccagaaattaaggataaatcccagaaattaagggaaaaatccagaaattaagggaaaaatccagaaattaaggataaatcccaggaaaataaggaaaaatcccagaaaaattagggaaaattccagaaattagggaaaaatcccggaaataagggaacaattcctggaaatcaaaataattcctaaaaggaaaaattcgttgtaaacgtgtaggtcgctccacactttacgcaagaacgaaaccctgtaagggaatgaatagacttaacttctgcgaaacataatcaatgtttcccaaaagttggggggcaaatgatagggataaataaatcctgataatgggctgctggacccaataaaaaggtgtttgatattcagaccagaaaggttaagcctgatggaccagatcaggtctagtcgaataaaaaaggcccaaaagccctgattattaattaatttcgtaattaattaataagggaaaaatcagctgttgagaagagtcctgataaggatataaatccttatagataagcctcaaggggacctaaaaggataaggaatcagtttcctactatctaggactccaaagtccattctaattatgagacttgcccaccaagtctcctataccaagtccaattcaaggaccaccaacatctatataaggggtctcaccccacaaatcagaactacgttttttgacttgatccttggcaatcagcaaggtacgtaggcatcttgttaaggcagattgagtcacgaaacacaagagcagtcaaatcgagccttggagctcacgttccttagtattaaatacagcaattatatatagtagttttaatccataacaaataCTTATAACTTATTTAagtattttaataatttttactGATTTGCCGAGTCTCATTCAACTAAGATAATATATACATCTCTACCCTAGTACTCTCTGAGATCTCTGAGATGAGAGTCGGCCTTTGTTTTCAGATTTAGAGTTTTAACACCCCTTCTATTCTTCATTCCGCATATCTACAATCCCCTTTCACCATTTAATCATTTTCACTCTTCCATCTTCTCttttattttactatttttttaaaattttgaataaacATCTTTTATGGGTGGGATCTAATCCTTTTTTGGTGCAATTTTTCTTGTACATTGTTATCAAGGTTGTCCCAAATCTTTTTGGGTGTGAGTATATTTTGTTTAAAGTGTTTGTGTTGTTTGGTGTTGGTTCCGTTGAAAATGATTTATATGGTTTTTTGGCAGATCTTGATTTCTTGCACTGAAACTAAGACGGTGGTGAATATCACAAGTGCTTACTTTTCACAAAAAAAGATTATTTATAGTTTGGGGGCATTTGTTCCTACGATTTTAGTTGATGTAACTAAAATTTTTGAATATTGGGTTACAAATGACATTAATGGGAAGGTCAATTGTGATGCTGCTATCTTAAGGATTGGTGTTGGCTGGATTGGTGGGAAATTTATTataattctttttattttaaAGAATTTTATTCTATTTGTTAAGCAATCTGAAAACAAGTCGATTATTTGTTTAGTTTGTTTATTTGTTTCCCAATCAGGTTGTATTATCAGTTTGGAGGTCTGTTCCGACTGTGTTCCAGTGTTTTAATGAATTTATTCTATTTTATTTGTCAAAAAAAAGTGTTTGGATAATATTACTTATaagttaaaattattttttacgTATAAATCAATTAACCATTTTAAGtcattaataatttatttaaagaTTTTCTCAACTGATACATTaatgaaaaatatatttttgttTCTTTAAATGTAAAATGATGAGAAAAGAAAAAACATACCCCTCTGTCCCAAAATGTTTTGTCTGTTTTGACTTCTTGTATTGTTCATGGTAAGTGATTGACTACTAATTTGCGTATAATCTATAAAatcaaatatagtcatgagtgattttgttggattcgtatttacaagtactttaatataatgaagtttttatatttaataataataatatgaaattaaatatattaataatCAATACATTGATAAATGTGTCCAATATAAATAGAAAACGGTACAGAGAAAGTACAAAATAACCGTACCTTTATTTTCTTTGAAGCTAACATAACGTATCATGGGGGGATCTGAAATGCCACCGACAGCCTGGCGAAATAGTGATGACATGAAGTAAGATTGACACTTGTCAACATATGAATGGCGACCAGAAGTTGCACGACCTGGACATCTAAGCTTTTGAGTTTTGGTAAGGATTGTTGAGATTCTGCGAGCATGTATGCTGATAAAGACTCTGAATTCTGAAACCCGTTCTTCGTTTTTTAGTCCCATTAGCTATCTTACTTCTTCCATTTCAAAATAACACGCCATtgagaaaataaaattattttaacatatttgttcatttatattttttatgtcactatttaaattataaaatttaattatattattaagATGAAGTCTATGCCACACAACATGTACATTTGAGTAATAGGGCCGGGATTaagaaaaaatattaatttagcaAGTTTATTACTTTATCGGAAGTATAAATATATTGTGTCCATTATATTAGGACcggaaaaaatattattttagcgagattattattttatcgattattaatttattgatgtttaattataattattatagtatcaataatttttattttcaaaactaacattatattatatactattatatatttaatatagtCAATGAAATAAATATGAATATTactatatttttataaataatgtTAGAGTCTCTTAATATACACAACTTTTTAAAAAATGAACAGTTCATATAAAAAGTAGGGTGTATCATTTTACATCTTAAAATGAGTGAAAAGTTAAAGGAATTAGGGTAAAGTgaaattatataaatatactaATCAGTTTCCAAATTTTCACTAATTTTTTATGATAATGGCTCCTGTCTATACAAAAAATATCAATAACACTATATCACCTCAACAAATTGCACAAAGGTAAGAGACTAATTTAAACCATGAGCACACATTactaataaaaaataaataacaaaataaaaatatatattaatactACACTAATATACCGTATTTGAATTTCATATTAAATTAAATAAGGGCCAAAATAAGCTTGGAGTTAATTATAAGTTAGTTACTTTGTAAAATTGATCTTAAAATAgatgtattttttaattttaaattaccTAAAAATCTATATCTAtacttatataatataataagcgGAATGAAGTATAATTTGGTTGAACGGTTAtcctaattttggttattaaaaaataaataaatagtattatatatcCATTAAACTATTAAGTTATGAAACAACTACACATAGTTTACTTATTATTACTAAACTACGATCACaccttattatattattaaaaaattagtCTAATTATCCCACTAAATTACGATCATGGATTAtcatattatttttattataaatttataattatatatatatatatatttaaaatataatatcttgagataaataaaaattttaaaaattaatagaaTTCGTGTACTGAATTTAAGCTAGGAAATGTAAAAAGACACTGTTCTTTTGCCTTTCTTGCCAATTGTTGTTTTCCATTCCTTCCAATTTTCAACATTAAACTCTCGATTGTCGTCTCAAAGCTAGCAATTTCACCCCGCCCCCGGGCCTAGTTGATTATACTAGTGTGTGGTCCAATTTGTGACCCTCAAAGTTAGAGCGCTACCTAGGGATTATATTTTGCACTATAATGATTGACATAGCGTAAACATATTCTTTTGTCTAGTTCACTTTTATTACTGCTACCTCACTGCCATCGATTGTATATATTTACTGTTTTTACATATTTTGAAACTTCTATTAAAtatagttttataaaatttttaaaaaaaacttttttaaataaaaatttaaacataaaatttttattcagattttttttataaaaaaatattgagGAATTATGGTTTAAAGAAATATTGAAAAGTGTGCCAAAAATTTATGTATAGAATttaatgggacagagggagtaaaaaattaaattaaatgaaaAGTTTTTGCAATATTTAAACAAAAATCTTGAATATTGTACCAGTCCAATATCCAATATCTAAAATTTGTTTTGGGCTTTGTAAAGTTTTGGGCTCTTTTTTCTTTTACAAAAACTACAGCCCAGAGGAGTTGAGATTCAGAACCCAGCTGCCACACTGCTGATAAAAAGACTTCATTGTTTTGATTAGACATGTTACTACATGTGGTCTAAAATATAAAGTTATCTTCATTGTGCAAAGAGCTAGATCCTGCAGAGTCTGCAGGGTGATAAAATAACTGATAAGCTTTTAACAACCATGGTGGCCTTAAGTTGTCAAAGCCATTTCATAATTTACAAGagttttcgaaatgtgaattccAGGCCTTGTATCTCATGTGCAATGCAGTCTTCTCAGAGCAATATCAAGGTAAAACCATAACTGTCATTACCATTACTTTAACAAGTGCACAAGTATAGTACTATATATATCAAGAGCTAAGAATTTGGTTGGTTAATTCTCTGTTATGGAGTAGAGGTAGTTATTAATGGAGCAGCTAAGGAGATAGGAAGGGCAGCTGTAATAGCGGTGACAAAGGCTAGAGGAATGGAAGTAGCTGGAGCAGTGGATACTCACCTTGTAGGACAAGACATTGGGAAGGTTTCTTCTTAACCCCCTCTCTCACTCCCTCATACCACTGTTTTTGTTTCGAAAGGCAAGCACCATTTGGTATCCTGATAACATCATGCCTCTACCGAGTCTTGAACGCTTGAAATGATATCTAGTAGGTTACAATGCtagaattaattttttttattctttaCAATGtctatttatttttttatatacaaggTATGCGACATGGAAGAAGCTCTGGAAATACCAATCATTAATGATCTTACCATGATACTAGGTTCTATATCTCAGGTATCATAATATTACAACCCATCATCTCAATTATCAGCTTCAAATTAATGAGCTAATAATCAAACCATTTGATAGTTGAAAGCAACTGCAGTTGTCGTTGATTTCACTGACCCTTCCAAAGTTTATGACAATGTGAAGCAGGTTAGTGTTCGCGAATCATGTCTAAAAGATGTAATAGGCTCCTTGCCCTCTTCACATTCATTCATCTGTATAAATAGTTACCAGCCTATTCACATTATGGATACAATATAATTGAATGCCTACAAATCTGCTAAATGATGATACTGATTCCCTAATTATAGGCTGAGAAATATACATCAAATATACAAAAAATATATGCGTCTATTAATATCTATGTGAACATATAAGAAAACAAATTAGGGAACTGAGAATTAGTATTGCTTATTGCTCAAGTCTTAACAATGAAGTGGTTACCTTGATTTTTTTCTACCAATAGGCAACAGCATTTGGCATGAACAGTGTGGTATATGTCCCTCGCATTAAACAGGATACTGTTATGGCATTGTCTGCATTTTGTGAGAAGGCCAGCATGGTGAGCACAGGGTGAGATGTTAAATTTGTCTCCCTTTGAAATTTCATCTAATTCTCATTGAAAATCCTAATACTTCTTTATAAGTTTCAATTTATTTTGAGTTCTAAGACTGAAGTCCTTTTGAGAGCAAGTAACATGCTGTAAAAATTATGACCTTTTCAAATTATTCTCAGGGCTGTCTGGTTGCTCCAACTCTGTCTATAGGATCTATCTTACTCCAGCAAGCAGCAATT
The sequence above is drawn from the Apium graveolens cultivar Ventura chromosome 2, ASM990537v1, whole genome shotgun sequence genome and encodes:
- the LOC141708180 gene encoding dihydrodipicolinate reductase-like protein CRR1, chloroplastic isoform X2, which codes for MVALSCQSHFIIYKSFRNVNSRPCISCAMQSSQSNIKVVINGAAKEIGRAAVIAVTKARGMEVAGAVDTHLVGQDIGKVCDMEEALEIPIINDLTMILGSISQATAFGMNSVVYVPRIKQDTVMALSAFCEKASMGCLVAPTLSIGSILLQQAAIQASFHYKNVEIVESRPNPGDFPSQEAVQIANNLSGLGQIYNRDDISSDNSARGQVIGEDGVRVHSLVLPGLPSSTTLYFSRPGEVYTLKHDVTDVQSLMPGLILAIRKVVRLKNLVYGLEKFM
- the LOC141708180 gene encoding dihydrodipicolinate reductase-like protein CRR1, chloroplastic isoform X1, producing MVALSCQSHFIIYKSFRNVNSRPCISCAMQSSQSNIKVVINGAAKEIGRAAVIAVTKARGMEVAGAVDTHLVGQDIGKVCDMEEALEIPIINDLTMILGSISQLKATAVVVDFTDPSKVYDNVKQATAFGMNSVVYVPRIKQDTVMALSAFCEKASMGCLVAPTLSIGSILLQQAAIQASFHYKNVEIVESRPNPGDFPSQEAVQIANNLSGLGQIYNRDDISSDNSARGQVIGEDGVRVHSLVLPGLPSSTTLYFSRPGEVYTLKHDVTDVQSLMPGLILAIRKVVRLKNLVYGLEKFM